GCTCGACACGCTCGACCACGCCATCGAGCAGTTCCGGAGCGACGCCGGCCCGTTCGAAGTCCCCGAGCCAGAATCGACGACCACCATCGACGCCGAGGACGTCGCCCGCTGCCTGAGTCACAGGCTCGCCGAGGCCGAGCGGATCGCCGACATCGCCGATGCGACGGCCGGCCCGGTCCGTCAGACGCTCGAACACCCGTCGGACGCCTCGATCGTCAATCGCGCCGTCGCCGAGATCGACCGCATTCGTCGTCCGCTAGCCAACGACCTCGATCTCTCGCGTACGTTCGGCCTGTGTGCGACGATGACGCAACAGAGCGAGCACGACCGCGTCCTGGCCGACATCCGCATCGAGGCCGCTGGTGGTGATGACGTTCAGCGACGCCGACAGACCTCGCGTCGCGACCTCAGCCACGTCGAAGCGACGGCCCTGGCGGCTCGGGACCTCGCAAACGTGCTGCGGTCACTCTGACGTTCATGAGTCGCCCCTTCGCAGCGTCCGCACACCGTCTGCACCGGCGACGAGGACCACGTCGGCCATGCCGAGGAAGAGCCCCGTCTCGACCACACCGGCGATCATCGCGAGCTTGGTCGCCACCGAAGCCGCGTCAGCGATGCCGCCGGAGAAGTGGAGGTCGAGGATGCGATTGCCGTTGTCGGTGACGAAGGGCTTGCCGTCGACCTCGCGTGATAGGACCCGATCGCCAAGGCCTTCGATTTGCGCCAGCGTCCACGGCAGGGCCCACGGCACGACCTCGATCGGCAGTGGCGAGCGTGTGCCGAGCCGCGAGACGAGCTTCTGGTCGTCGACCACAATCACG
This sequence is a window from Planctomycetota bacterium. Protein-coding genes within it:
- the rpiA gene encoding ribose-5-phosphate isomerase RpiA, with amino-acid sequence ADAAIAFVESHTTIGLGSGSTAAFFIKRLAEDLRTGKLVGVRGVPTSHASAELARRFEVPLVDPGMSDACDVVVDGADEVDDNLNLVKGLGGALLREKIVAQASKRRVIVVDDQKLVSRLGTRSPLPIEVVPWALPWTLAQIEGLGDRVLSREVDGKPFVTDNGNRILDLHFSGGIADAASVATKLAMIAGVVETGLFLGMADVVLVAGADGVRTLRRGDS